In the genome of Leptotrichia sp. HSP-536, the window ATAAGTTACAACATCTTTTGAAATAGGTTTTGTAAAACTTGGCCAGCCGCATCCTGAATCGTATTTATCCTTTGAGGAAAATAATGGCTCTCCTGTTGTTATGTCCACATAAATTCCAGCTTCATAATTATCCCAGTACTCATTTGAAAAAGAATGTTCGGTATTTTTTTTCTGTGTAACGCTGTATTGCAGCGGGGTAAGCCGTTTTTTCAATTCTTCGTCACTTGGTTTTGGATAATCTTTTGGATCAATAATAACTTCATCTGCCTTACTGACATCAATGTGACAATATCCGTTAGGATTTTTTTTCAAATAGTCCTGATGATATTCTTCTGCTAATATGTAATTTTTTAAAGGCAGGACTTCAACTTGAATTTTGTCCTTATATTTTTTTTGTTCTTCTTCAATTTCTTGTGAAATAATGTCCTTGTCTTTAGGGTTGGTATAGTAAATTCCTGTTCTGTATTGTCTACCCCTGTCATTTCCCTGCTGATTAATACTGGTAGGATCTACAACTTGAAAATAATATTTAAGTAGCTTGCTCAAAGAAATTTTATTTGCATCATATTTTACGTGAACTGTTTCTGCGTGATCCGTTGCCCCGATGATATTATAGCTGGTTTTTTCAGTTTTACCATTTGCATAACCAACCGTGGCATCCTTTACCCCGTCAATTCTTTCCATATATGCCTCAAGTCCCCAGAAGCAGCCGCCGGCGAGATAAATTTCTCTAATGTCTTCACTTCCTGTCTGAACCATATTTTCGTTTTTCATCTTATTTTCACTTCTGTTTTTCCGATTTTTATTTTTACTTGATAATACTACTGAAAATAAAGCTAAAGATAGTATTAAGAATAATAGTAGACTTCTAGATTTCATAAAACCGCCTCCCGATTTATATTTAAATATTTTTTGTATCTACAAGAATAGTATAAACTAAAAATTGATAAAAAAAAATGAAATATAATAATATTTTTCTATAATTTTATAATATTTGTCTATTTATTAATCAAATTTGATGCAATTAAAAAAAATGTTAAGTTAAAATATAAAATTAATATTGCAATTTATGATGATAAAAAAATAAAGGATTGTATAGGAATATTTATTATAAAAATAAAGAAGATATTTTAAATGTTATAAAAGGATATAAAGTGAAAAAACCATATGATTTTTTTATGTTTTCAATTTAGAGATAATTAATTGTATTTTTTGCTAAATATAAAAGATAATTCTGATGAGTAATTTTTGTAGTATTGTAAAATTTATAGAGAATATAGTATAATAGATGTAGATGAAAACAGTTGCAAAAACAATGGGAATATTGACAGTGGTTGTAGTTGCTACATCAATTAATTTAAATGGAAAAAATGAGAAAATCAAGAAATTAGAAAAAGTTTCTGATACTGTTATAGTTTTGCTTCTTAAAAAATTAGTGGAAGCGGATTCTAGTGCAACTTTTGATAAATTATTTGAAAAAAGAGATGAAATTTTTATAAAACATGTAGAATTTATAACAAATCTAATAAAAAAACAAGGGATAGTGAATCTTGATCTTGATGATGTTAAAATAATGCTAGGAAATTCAGGAGAAGGTAACAGCATTTGGTAAAGGGAAAGGACAGGATAAGGTAAAACTTGTTATAGAACAAATAATAAATAGCCCTTTTATAAAAAATCTTCCAAAAGCGAGAAAGATACTGTTAAGCATTACAGCAGGACCAGACATTAGACTAACGGATTTACGTGAAGTAACTATGATTATAAATGAAAAATTTGGAGCAGACCAGACAAATATGCTATGGGGCTACATTATGGATGTTGAGCTTGAAGATAAAATTGAAGTGGAAATGCTGATAACGGATTTTTCTAAATAAAAAAATATATAATCAATATAAAAAATTTAAAGAAAGGAGCTTGTATAATGCAACTATATTATACAAGAAATATAGTGTGAATACAAAAGAAATAAAGAAGAAATTACAAAACTATATAAAAATTAATAAAGGCATAGAAACAGTTTTAGGAAAATTGACATTCACAAACAGTGATGGACTTGGAGAAGGAGGAAATGGATTAGTATATTTGTCAGAAATAAATAAAAAGAAGATAGCAATTAAGTTTTTAATTACCGATTCTGAAAGAAAATGTACTAGATTTAAGTCGGAATACTTTAATACAAATTATGTTAGAGATGAGTTATGC includes:
- the msrB gene encoding peptide-methionine (R)-S-oxide reductase MsrB, which encodes MKSRSLLLFLILSLALFSVVLSSKNKNRKNRSENKMKNENMVQTGSEDIREIYLAGGCFWGLEAYMERIDGVKDATVGYANGKTEKTSYNIIGATDHAETVHVKYDANKISLSKLLKYYFQVVDPTSINQQGNDRGRQYRTGIYYTNPKDKDIISQEIEEEQKKYKDKIQVEVLPLKNYILAEEYHQDYLKKNPNGYCHIDVSKADEVIIDPKDYPKPSDEELKKRLTPLQYSVTQKKNTEHSFSNEYWDNYEAGIYVDITTGEPLFSSKDKYDSGCGWPSFTKPISKDVVTYANDTSFNMVRTEVLSRSGKAHLGHVFDDGPKDRGGLRYCINSASIKFIPLKDMEKEHYGYLRKLVQ